In Alphaproteobacteria bacterium, one DNA window encodes the following:
- a CDS encoding response regulator, which translates to MLSSALQAKLAKYCFLVADNRELLSLIVPYLQDMGVRKILRATDGRAAIDMLNNPQYHVDMIICDWELPNISGLDMLKFVREKFGPTPFLMLSVHVTREAISAAAEHGVNGYLAKPFTVQLLEKRVVALLRALPKEDNPDLLSGTVATQASVEDGDDSWVI; encoded by the coding sequence ATGCTGTCGAGCGCGTTGCAGGCGAAGCTGGCGAAGTACTGTTTTCTGGTCGCGGACAACCGCGAGCTTTTGTCCCTGATTGTGCCCTATCTGCAGGATATGGGGGTCAGGAAGATCCTGCGGGCGACCGACGGTCGCGCGGCGATCGACATGCTGAACAATCCCCAATATCACGTCGACATGATAATTTGCGACTGGGAACTGCCGAATATCAGCGGCCTGGATATGCTCAAATTCGTCCGGGAGAAATTCGGGCCGACGCCGTTCCTGATGCTGTCCGTCCATGTCACCCGCGAGGCGATCTCGGCGGCCGCCGAACACGGCGTCAACGGATACCTGGCCAAGCCGTTCACGGTGCAGTTGCTGGAAAAACGCGTCGTGGCGCTGTTGCGGGCCCTGCCGAAGGAAGATAACCCGGATCTCCTGTCCGGAACCGTCGCAACACAGGCATCCGTCGAAGACGGAGACGATTCCTGGGTGATCTGA
- a CDS encoding peptidylprolyl isomerase, with the protein MADQVRVSHILLMYEGSERSTATRSKEDALAQIGEIREKLVQGEDFAALASKHSDCPSGRDGGDLGSFPRGAMVPEFDAVAFALDVGADSDVVTTAFGYHLIRRTS; encoded by the coding sequence ATGGCGGATCAGGTTCGCGTTTCACATATCCTTTTGATGTACGAGGGATCGGAACGTTCGACCGCGACGCGGTCTAAAGAGGATGCGCTGGCGCAGATTGGCGAAATCAGGGAAAAGCTCGTTCAGGGCGAGGATTTCGCGGCGCTGGCATCGAAGCATTCGGATTGCCCGTCTGGCAGGGACGGCGGGGATCTGGGCTCTTTTCCGCGTGGCGCGATGGTGCCGGAGTTCGACGCTGTTGCGTTCGCGCTCGATGTCGGCGCCGATAGCGATGTCGTGACGACAGCGTTCGGTTATCACCTGATTCGGCGCACCAGCTGA
- a CDS encoding Hsp20/alpha crystallin family protein, translated as MVESSTRKVPVDTSQSHWPHLFEPFRTAAASVASFFAPSADAANGADHYEINMELPGVSADDIDVSLNDHVLTIRGEKKARHEEKTRTYYFSERSYGAFQRSFRLPGDVDTDRIEADFTNGVLKLSLPKSGPAARAEKKIPIQTGLD; from the coding sequence ATGGTCGAAAGCAGCACACGAAAGGTACCGGTCGATACCAGCCAGTCGCACTGGCCGCATCTTTTCGAACCGTTCCGCACTGCGGCAGCCAGCGTCGCCAGCTTCTTCGCGCCGAGCGCCGACGCCGCAAACGGTGCGGATCACTATGAAATCAACATGGAGCTTCCGGGCGTTTCGGCGGACGATATCGACGTTTCGCTGAACGACCACGTCCTCACCATCAGGGGCGAGAAGAAGGCGCGGCACGAGGAGAAAACCAGGACCTATTACTTCTCCGAGCGCAGCTATGGCGCCTTCCAGCGTTCCTTCCGCCTGCCCGGTGACGTCGATACCGACCGGATCGAGGCCGATTTCACCAATGGCGTGCTGAAGCTGAGCCTGCCGAAATCCGGCCCCGCGGCCAGGGCGGAGAAAAAGATCCCCATCCAGACCGGGCTCGACTGA
- a CDS encoding mandelate racemase/muconate lactonizing enzyme family protein, with protein MKIIDVATHVLEAPLTAPFRWSFNRADIRQTVLVEITTDTGLTGWGECFGPSRPIAAIIRSFRPLLVGADALATELIWQTLYDRCRDQGQKGMPICAISGIDIALWDIKGRHFNAPVHRLMGGPLRTEVEAYATGMYRRDEGDPLEYLVEEALGYVAEGFKGVKLKIGFDVEGDVAIARAVRQAVGPDIRLMMDANHGYDVIDAIRMGRMVEDLDIRWFEEPVVPEDLAGYREIRAALKIPLSGGECDYTRYGFRDILATRSMDIVQPDTCAAGGLSECKKIADMAVAHGIRYIPHVWGTGIGLSAAMQLLAVLPHNPPGWNPTEPLLEFDRSEHPFRQAVLKQPLEHVNGVVKVPTGPGLGIEIDRDGIRRFEVD; from the coding sequence ATGAAGATTATCGACGTCGCCACCCATGTGCTCGAAGCGCCGCTGACGGCGCCGTTCCGCTGGTCCTTCAACCGCGCGGATATCCGTCAGACCGTGCTGGTCGAGATCACGACCGATACCGGGCTGACCGGCTGGGGCGAATGCTTCGGGCCGTCGCGCCCCATCGCCGCCATCATCCGGTCGTTCCGGCCGCTGCTGGTGGGCGCGGATGCGCTGGCCACGGAACTGATCTGGCAGACGCTGTATGACCGCTGCCGCGACCAGGGGCAGAAGGGCATGCCGATCTGCGCCATCAGCGGCATCGACATCGCGCTGTGGGACATCAAGGGCAGGCATTTCAACGCGCCGGTACACCGGCTCATGGGCGGGCCGCTGCGCACCGAGGTCGAGGCCTATGCGACCGGCATGTATCGCCGCGACGAGGGCGATCCGCTGGAATACCTGGTGGAAGAGGCGTTGGGCTACGTCGCCGAAGGGTTCAAGGGGGTGAAGTTGAAGATCGGCTTCGACGTGGAAGGCGACGTCGCCATCGCCCGCGCGGTGCGCCAGGCGGTCGGCCCCGATATCAGGCTGATGATGGACGCCAATCACGGCTATGACGTGATCGACGCGATCCGCATGGGGCGGATGGTGGAAGACCTCGATATCCGCTGGTTCGAGGAACCGGTGGTGCCGGAGGACCTTGCCGGCTACCGGGAGATCAGGGCGGCGCTGAAAATCCCGCTGTCGGGCGGCGAGTGCGATTACACCCGCTACGGCTTCCGCGACATCCTCGCGACCCGCTCGATGGATATCGTCCAGCCGGATACCTGCGCGGCCGGCGGGCTATCCGAATGCAAGAAGATCGCCGACATGGCCGTCGCCCACGGCATCCGCTACATCCCGCATGTCTGGGGCACGGGAATCGGGCTGTCGGCGGCGATGCAACTGCTCGCCGTGCTGCCGCACAACCCGCCGGGCTGGAACCCGACCGAGCCGCTGCTGGAATTCGACCGCAGCGAACATCCCTTCCGCCAGGCGGTGCTGAAACAGCCGCTGGAGCATGTGAACGGAGTCGTGAAGGTGCCGACCGGCCCGGGGCTGGGCATCGAGATCGACCGCGACGGTATCCGCCGGTTCGAGGTGGACTGA
- a CDS encoding cytochrome P460 family protein, whose translation MELTDAEAASAYDCVIRELRAAYSKSGADTAKNYANWRRYSRVAYTSGTHGNRFVQNYANATAKAYGAFENAGVMPVGSILAKDSFTVDGKGRIGIGPLFLMEKMPTGFKEESGDWKYSMVMPTGAVAGVTNGKNATAMNVCHECHMSVAEDQDSMMFLPEEYRAK comes from the coding sequence GTGGAGCTCACCGATGCGGAAGCGGCCAGCGCCTATGACTGCGTCATTCGAGAACTGCGGGCGGCCTATTCGAAATCCGGCGCCGACACGGCGAAGAACTATGCCAACTGGCGCCGCTACAGCCGCGTCGCCTATACCTCCGGCACCCATGGCAACCGTTTCGTGCAGAATTACGCCAACGCAACCGCGAAGGCCTATGGCGCATTCGAGAATGCCGGCGTCATGCCGGTAGGTTCGATTCTCGCCAAGGACAGCTTCACCGTCGACGGCAAGGGCCGCATCGGCATCGGCCCGCTGTTCCTGATGGAAAAGATGCCCACCGGCTTCAAGGAGGAATCAGGCGACTGGAAATATTCCATGGTCATGCCGACCGGCGCGGTCGCGGGCGTCACCAACGGCAAGAACGCGACCGCCATGAATGTGTGTCATGAATGCCATATGTCCGTGGCGGAAGACCAGGACTCCATGATGTTCCTGCCCGAGGAATACCGGGCGAAGTAA
- a CDS encoding acyclic terpene utilization AtuA family protein → MTKQVFHVGNAAGFSTDRLDSAAPVVAALIASGAPSALFFETLAERTLAFAQRAKLADPEKGYTPDLEGFLRPVLKDCVAHGIPVLGNFGAANPLGAARAIHRLARDLGIEGIRVAVVEGDDVREGLRSMQVQAWEEEALFDVRRDDIVAANVYLGAQPIADALALGADVVVTGRVTDSALALAPLIHHFGWPADDWDRMAAGVLTGHLLECGAQVTGGYFADPGYKDVAGMASIGYPIVEVSSDGDLVVTKPAGTGGRVDTRTVKEQILYEIHDPASYLTPDVTLDLTSVRIMDVGPDRVQVTGARGRAAPETLKVTISYAGGWLGEGEISYAGPGAAARARLAAAIARRRIETLFPGIDIRTDVIGLISIFDGDSGERARGMWDTEWEDVRVRVAVNTDDESTAAMAAREVETLYCAGPAGGGGVRRHVTPRIKTASCLVPRESVQPKFRLVPADE, encoded by the coding sequence ATGACAAAACAGGTTTTCCATGTCGGCAACGCCGCCGGATTCTCCACCGACCGGCTCGATTCCGCCGCGCCCGTCGTGGCCGCGCTGATCGCATCGGGCGCGCCCTCGGCGCTGTTTTTCGAAACGCTGGCGGAGCGCACGCTTGCCTTCGCGCAGCGGGCGAAGCTGGCCGATCCGGAAAAGGGCTATACGCCCGACCTCGAAGGCTTCCTGCGTCCTGTCCTGAAGGATTGCGTGGCCCACGGCATTCCGGTTCTGGGTAATTTCGGCGCGGCCAATCCGCTGGGGGCCGCACGGGCGATCCACCGGCTGGCCCGGGACCTCGGGATCGAGGGGATCAGGGTCGCGGTGGTCGAGGGCGACGATGTCCGCGAGGGGCTGCGGTCCATGCAGGTCCAGGCCTGGGAGGAGGAAGCGCTGTTCGATGTGCGGCGCGACGATATCGTCGCCGCCAATGTCTATCTGGGCGCGCAGCCGATTGCCGACGCGCTGGCGCTGGGCGCCGATGTGGTCGTCACCGGGCGCGTGACCGATTCCGCGCTGGCGCTGGCGCCGCTGATCCATCATTTCGGCTGGCCGGCGGATGACTGGGACCGGATGGCGGCGGGCGTGCTGACCGGGCACCTGCTGGAATGCGGCGCGCAGGTCACCGGGGGCTATTTCGCCGATCCCGGCTACAAGGATGTCGCGGGCATGGCGAGCATCGGCTACCCCATTGTCGAGGTGTCGTCCGACGGCGACCTGGTGGTGACCAAGCCGGCCGGCACCGGCGGGCGGGTCGACACGCGGACGGTGAAGGAACAGATCCTGTACGAGATCCACGACCCGGCGAGCTACCTGACGCCGGATGTGACGCTCGACCTGACCTCGGTGCGGATCATGGATGTGGGACCGGATCGGGTGCAGGTGACCGGCGCCAGGGGCCGCGCCGCGCCGGAAACCCTGAAGGTCACGATCAGCTATGCCGGCGGCTGGCTCGGCGAGGGCGAAATCTCCTATGCCGGGCCCGGTGCGGCGGCGCGGGCGCGGCTTGCGGCGGCCATCGCCCGGCGGCGCATCGAAACCCTGTTCCCCGGCATCGATATCCGCACGGACGTGATCGGGCTGATCAGCATTTTCGACGGCGACAGCGGCGAACGGGCAAGGGGCATGTGGGATACCGAATGGGAGGATGTACGCGTACGCGTCGCCGTGAATACGGACGACGAATCGACAGCCGCCATGGCGGCGCGCGAGGTGGAAACCCTGTACTGCGCGGGCCCGGCCGGCGGCGGCGGGGTAAGGCGCCATGTGACGCCCCGGATCAAAACCGCTTCCTGCCTCGTCCCCCGGGAATCGGTGCAACCCAAATTCCGGCTGGTACCGGCCGATGAGTAG